A genomic stretch from Microtus pennsylvanicus isolate mMicPen1 chromosome 11, mMicPen1.hap1, whole genome shotgun sequence includes:
- the LOC142860648 gene encoding heparan sulfate glucosamine 3-O-sulfotransferase 3A1 isoform X2: protein MKNPTEDKRDLMPRTLEGQITMEKTPSYFVTREAPARISAMSKDTKLIVVVRDPVTRAISDYTQTLSKRPDIPSFESLTFRNRSAGLIDTSWSAIQIGLYAKHLEPWLRHFPLGQMLFVSGERLVSDPAGELRRVQDFLGLKRIITDKHFYFNQTKGFPCLKKAEGSGKPHCLGKTKGRAHPAIAREVLRQLRDFYRPFNRKFYQMTGRDFGWDG from the coding sequence GGACCTGATGCCCAGAACCCTGGAGGGACAGATCACCATGGAGAAGACCCCCAGCTACTTCGTGACTAGGGAGGCACCAGCGCGCATCTCGGCCATGTCCAAGGACACCAAGCTCATCGTGGTGGTGCGTGACCCCGTGACCAGGGCCATCTCGGACTACACGCAGACGCTGTCCAAGCGGCCGGACATCCCCAGCTTCGAGAGCCTGACGTTCCGCAACCGCAGCGCGGGCCTCATCGACACGTCCTGGAGCGCTATCCAGATCGGCCTGTATGCCAAGCACCTGGAGCCCTGGCTGCGCCACTTCCCGCTGGGCCAGATGCTCTTCGTGAGCGGGGAGCGGCTGGTCAGCGACCCGGCTGGGGAGCTGCGCCGCGTGCAGGATTTCCTGGGCCTCAAGCGCATCATCACCGACAAGCACTTCTACTTCAACCAGACCAAGGGTTTCCCGTGCCTCAAGAAGGCGGAGGGCAGCGGCAAGCCGCACTGCCTGGGCAAGACCAAGGGTCGTGCGCACCCCGCCATTGCGCGCGAGGTGCTGCGGCAGCTGCGTGACTTTTACAGGCCCTTCAACCGCAAGTTCTACCAGATGACCGGCCGCGACTTCGGCTGGGATGGAtag
- the LOC142860648 gene encoding heparan sulfate glucosamine 3-O-sulfotransferase 3A1 isoform X3, with translation MPRTLEGQITMEKTPSYFVTREAPARISAMSKDTKLIVVVRDPVTRAISDYTQTLSKRPDIPSFESLTFRNRSAGLIDTSWSAIQIGLYAKHLEPWLRHFPLGQMLFVSGERLVSDPAGELRRVQDFLGLKRIITDKHFYFNQTKGFPCLKKAEGSGKPHCLGKTKGRAHPAIAREVLRQLRDFYRPFNRKFYQMTGRDFGWDG, from the coding sequence ATGCCCAGAACCCTGGAGGGACAGATCACCATGGAGAAGACCCCCAGCTACTTCGTGACTAGGGAGGCACCAGCGCGCATCTCGGCCATGTCCAAGGACACCAAGCTCATCGTGGTGGTGCGTGACCCCGTGACCAGGGCCATCTCGGACTACACGCAGACGCTGTCCAAGCGGCCGGACATCCCCAGCTTCGAGAGCCTGACGTTCCGCAACCGCAGCGCGGGCCTCATCGACACGTCCTGGAGCGCTATCCAGATCGGCCTGTATGCCAAGCACCTGGAGCCCTGGCTGCGCCACTTCCCGCTGGGCCAGATGCTCTTCGTGAGCGGGGAGCGGCTGGTCAGCGACCCGGCTGGGGAGCTGCGCCGCGTGCAGGATTTCCTGGGCCTCAAGCGCATCATCACCGACAAGCACTTCTACTTCAACCAGACCAAGGGTTTCCCGTGCCTCAAGAAGGCGGAGGGCAGCGGCAAGCCGCACTGCCTGGGCAAGACCAAGGGTCGTGCGCACCCCGCCATTGCGCGCGAGGTGCTGCGGCAGCTGCGTGACTTTTACAGGCCCTTCAACCGCAAGTTCTACCAGATGACCGGCCGCGACTTCGGCTGGGATGGAtag